The following are encoded in a window of Acidicapsa ligni genomic DNA:
- a CDS encoding P-loop NTPase, whose product MAGRVLMVSGSKGGVGKSIVSMALTHYLLKQEEELLLIEADTANPDVGKAYGKSVKTLYMNLDEKEGWMDLTNHLSEHPEQTAVINTPARSGEGVKLYGTLLSESLRELDRELVTLWIINSQRDSLQLLREYLDGMQGGTTHVLRNLYHGPERKFELYNSSKIRETIETSGKTLNFPDVADRISDQLHSDRLTIEAVIENAPLGNRAEVNRWVKECATLFEQVTP is encoded by the coding sequence ATGGCAGGCAGAGTCTTGATGGTAAGCGGATCGAAGGGTGGTGTAGGCAAGAGCATCGTCTCAATGGCTCTTACACACTACTTGCTAAAGCAAGAGGAGGAGTTGCTACTGATTGAAGCAGATACTGCAAACCCAGACGTCGGTAAAGCCTATGGGAAGAGTGTGAAAACTCTCTACATGAACCTCGATGAAAAAGAAGGCTGGATGGATCTCACAAATCATCTATCCGAACATCCCGAACAAACCGCCGTAATCAACACTCCTGCTCGGAGTGGAGAAGGCGTAAAGCTTTATGGAACGCTGCTGTCAGAGTCCCTGCGCGAACTCGACAGGGAGTTGGTAACGCTCTGGATCATCAACTCTCAGCGCGATAGTCTCCAGCTCTTGCGTGAGTATCTTGACGGGATGCAGGGTGGGACAACACATGTCCTGCGCAATCTCTATCACGGTCCAGAACGGAAGTTTGAGCTGTACAACAGTTCAAAGATTCGCGAGACCATTGAGACGAGCGGTAAAACGCTGAACTTTCCCGATGTCGCCGACCGCATCTCGGATCAGTTGCACAGCGACCGCCTCACCATCGAGGCGGTGATTGAAAATGCACCCTTGGGAAATCGAGCCGAGGTAAACCGGTGGGTAAAAGAGTGCGCTACGCTCTTTGAGCAGGTAACGCCATGA
- a CDS encoding metallophosphatase domain-containing protein encodes MKRLTDKIREVKPSPSIRLVCLSDTHGLHRRFEMPPADILIHAGDFMTSGRDKTEIADFDDWLQSLPYRRKIVIAGNHDILFEADPKGARATLRHADYLENSEMTVEGLRFWGSPVTPVTGQWAFAAERGASIRRCWRKIPAEIDVLITHGPPFGTLDKADILAPHLGCKDLIEAVIRTQPRLHIFGHVHGGRGEETNRSGIRFVNCAVLDEWYKLAHQPIVVEIA; translated from the coding sequence ATGAAGCGTCTAACCGATAAAATAAGAGAAGTGAAACCTTCTCCGTCCATTCGACTTGTCTGCTTAAGCGACACGCACGGGTTGCATAGAAGGTTTGAAATGCCGCCTGCCGACATTCTGATTCACGCAGGGGATTTCATGACGAGTGGCCGGGATAAAACGGAGATTGCGGACTTTGACGACTGGTTGCAAAGCCTGCCATATCGTCGCAAGATTGTGATTGCAGGCAATCACGACATCCTGTTTGAGGCAGATCCTAAAGGGGCGAGAGCGACGCTACGCCATGCTGACTACCTCGAAAACTCAGAAATGACTGTCGAAGGCCTGCGTTTCTGGGGTTCGCCAGTAACCCCAGTCACAGGCCAATGGGCTTTCGCAGCCGAGCGCGGTGCGAGCATTCGCCGCTGCTGGAGGAAGATTCCTGCTGAGATCGACGTGCTGATCACTCACGGTCCACCCTTCGGTACGCTCGACAAGGCAGACATCCTCGCCCCCCATCTTGGCTGCAAGGATCTAATCGAAGCTGTTATAAGAACACAGCCGCGGCTGCATATCTTTGGGCATGTACACGGCGGACGTGGTGAAGAGACAAACCGTAGCGGCATTCGATTCGTCAATTGTGCCGTCCTCGATGAATGGTACAAGCTAGCTCACCAACCTATCGTTGTCGAAATTGCTTAG
- the traI gene encoding TraI/MobA(P) family conjugative relaxase translates to MIVKHIANPKTRSGKASRIGGLLDYIAADGQDNEQKAEYVAASGNFYSDSLQGRRAEMIALALEAPRSKDPVDHWLMSWKEGEQPTEVQCRESVEILKRYLGMGGDHLAIYALHRNTENYHLHVVINRVDPDSHRVADKGWCIDRAHKAIAEIVHLHGWEPESNARYIANSEGEVSLSGVAHERNPKAKVMDRENAIGEKSNERIAIETAGPILANSQSWDQVRINLARAGMRYELKGSGALLWVGEQPVKASVIGREFSKKRMEERLGVFQPDSNRGRMDEASRKPEPLREDHSGHWHEYRKLLERHRTGKDAAQIKQRVAHREARDAQLASFRQERSELYAGARWSGSALNVARSLMASEHARRKAQLMEEHKRERGVLQQQFGHRPTFEQFLLARGGQQLAQAWRYRENHEVGCGLLGEGDDPPHKRDIRDFTGQVQHTQDGKSWVHYSKRDSKGISFTDQGRRIDVWETSDEAAVLAALQLGAQKWGNLTITGSMEFKLLCAEVAAKHGIRIINPELQHVVPPVGKMPAPRPEIATGTAPLESAYLCHKTDIQNRLHLVDPSRLDWMIAVRMRVTGHDKRSIATALREHAPRGRTKENRDWGNYSERTAYAVFSVRGDHEATRNLPRAHAWMQVEGRQFSREALTSRERPRPSRSIDRSSPEPEI, encoded by the coding sequence ATGATCGTTAAGCACATTGCCAATCCCAAGACACGGTCGGGCAAAGCCTCTCGCATCGGGGGACTGCTTGACTACATTGCAGCGGATGGACAGGACAACGAACAGAAAGCAGAGTACGTTGCCGCGAGCGGGAATTTCTATTCAGATTCTCTTCAGGGGCGACGTGCGGAGATGATTGCACTCGCTCTCGAAGCACCTCGCAGTAAAGATCCAGTGGACCATTGGCTTATGAGCTGGAAAGAGGGGGAGCAGCCCACGGAGGTGCAGTGCAGGGAGAGCGTAGAGATATTGAAAAGGTATTTAGGCATGGGCGGCGATCATTTAGCGATTTACGCACTGCACCGCAATACGGAAAACTACCATCTCCATGTCGTTATCAATCGTGTCGATCCAGATTCGCATCGTGTCGCGGATAAGGGATGGTGTATCGACAGAGCACACAAGGCAATCGCAGAGATCGTGCATCTGCACGGCTGGGAACCGGAGAGCAACGCTCGCTACATCGCAAACAGTGAGGGTGAAGTTTCATTGTCCGGGGTCGCTCATGAGCGGAATCCTAAAGCGAAAGTGATGGACCGTGAGAACGCGATTGGCGAGAAATCGAATGAACGGATTGCGATTGAGACTGCGGGGCCGATTCTGGCGAACTCCCAAAGCTGGGACCAGGTACGCATAAACTTGGCGCGTGCGGGAATGCGCTACGAACTGAAGGGGAGTGGTGCTCTTCTCTGGGTTGGCGAGCAACCCGTAAAGGCCTCGGTAATAGGTCGCGAATTTAGCAAGAAACGCATGGAGGAACGCCTCGGTGTTTTCCAGCCAGACAGCAATCGAGGACGTATGGATGAGGCATCTCGGAAGCCCGAGCCTCTGCGAGAGGATCATTCTGGACATTGGCATGAATACCGCAAACTTCTGGAGAGGCATCGCACGGGGAAAGACGCAGCCCAGATTAAGCAGCGTGTGGCGCATCGTGAAGCGCGAGACGCGCAACTTGCATCCTTCCGGCAGGAACGCAGTGAGCTCTATGCGGGAGCGAGATGGTCCGGCAGTGCGCTCAACGTCGCACGGAGCCTCATGGCTTCTGAACATGCCAGGCGCAAGGCGCAACTCATGGAGGAGCACAAGAGGGAGCGTGGCGTCTTACAACAGCAGTTCGGGCACCGACCGACCTTTGAACAGTTTCTATTGGCACGGGGAGGGCAGCAACTTGCTCAGGCGTGGCGTTATCGCGAAAATCACGAGGTCGGATGCGGGTTGCTGGGTGAGGGTGATGATCCACCGCATAAGCGAGACATTCGAGACTTTACAGGGCAGGTACAGCATACTCAGGATGGAAAGAGTTGGGTTCACTATTCCAAGCGTGATTCAAAAGGGATCAGTTTTACAGACCAGGGAAGGAGAATCGATGTCTGGGAGACGAGCGATGAGGCTGCTGTATTGGCAGCACTCCAACTCGGGGCTCAAAAGTGGGGCAATCTTACGATCACCGGGTCAATGGAATTCAAGCTACTGTGCGCTGAGGTGGCTGCGAAGCACGGAATCAGAATCATCAATCCAGAGCTCCAACACGTCGTCCCTCCGGTCGGGAAGATGCCTGCCCCTCGGCCTGAGATCGCGACCGGAACGGCCCCGCTGGAGAGCGCCTACCTCTGCCACAAGACCGATATCCAGAATCGCTTGCACCTCGTGGACCCCTCTCGGCTGGATTGGATGATTGCCGTCAGAATGCGTGTAACGGGCCACGACAAGCGATCAATCGCGACCGCTTTGCGGGAACATGCACCCAGAGGGCGTACAAAAGAGAATCGTGATTGGGGCAATTACTCCGAGCGTACCGCGTACGCTGTCTTTAGTGTGCGCGGTGATCACGAAGCTACAAGGAATCTGCCCAGAGCTCACGCGTGGATGCAGGTGGAAGGAAGGCAGTTCTCACGAGAAGCTCTCACAAGCCGGGAGAGGCCAAGGCCGAGTCGGAGCATCGACCGGAGCTCTCCCGAGCCGGAGATATGA
- the cydB gene encoding cytochrome d ubiquinol oxidase subunit II, producing the protein MGTIWFWIVALMLTAYVVFDGFDLGVGAVYLWVARTESERSQALRSIGPVWDGNEVWLIAAGGTLFFAFPLLYATAFSGFYLPLMIVLWLIILRGISIELRGHSSDPLWRTFFEALFCVSSALLTVFFGAALANVVRGVPIGADGYFFLPLWTDFRTGDNPGILDWYTVLGGVTALTALSLHGVLYLAMKTQGNVEERAMQLSKYAWIATAVLSATGIPATILARPASLTHYLSHPIAFIFPFMAFACLVVLRFSLSKGLQFSCFLASCGYLSSMFLGAAFGIFPVILPSVGIHGKDLTIDQALSAPHTLRVGLVWWSVGICLAVMYFCIVYRLFRGKVSVDDASYEH; encoded by the coding sequence ATGGGAACTATTTGGTTTTGGATTGTCGCTCTAATGCTTACAGCTTATGTTGTTTTCGACGGTTTCGACCTCGGCGTGGGAGCCGTTTACCTGTGGGTCGCACGCACTGAGTCAGAACGCTCTCAGGCCCTGCGTTCTATTGGCCCGGTATGGGATGGCAATGAGGTCTGGCTAATTGCAGCCGGGGGGACACTGTTCTTCGCCTTTCCGCTCCTTTACGCGACGGCGTTCAGTGGGTTCTATCTTCCACTCATGATCGTTCTCTGGCTCATCATTCTTCGAGGCATCAGTATCGAATTGCGTGGCCACTCCTCAGATCCGCTGTGGCGGACATTCTTCGAAGCTCTCTTTTGCGTTTCGAGTGCTCTGCTGACCGTCTTCTTCGGCGCAGCGCTCGCCAATGTTGTGCGCGGAGTTCCCATAGGAGCAGACGGCTATTTCTTTCTTCCCCTCTGGACTGACTTTCGCACTGGAGATAATCCCGGAATCCTTGACTGGTACACCGTTCTGGGTGGAGTTACTGCATTGACAGCGCTTTCGCTTCACGGTGTGCTTTATCTCGCCATGAAAACGCAGGGGAATGTCGAGGAGCGAGCGATGCAATTGTCGAAGTACGCCTGGATCGCAACAGCAGTGTTGTCGGCGACAGGCATACCCGCTACGATCCTGGCGCGACCTGCTTCTCTCACTCACTACCTTAGCCACCCCATTGCGTTCATCTTTCCATTCATGGCTTTCGCCTGCCTTGTGGTCCTCCGGTTCAGCCTGTCGAAAGGATTACAGTTTTCGTGCTTCCTCGCTTCCTGTGGCTATCTCTCATCCATGTTCCTCGGCGCTGCGTTTGGGATCTTTCCTGTCATTCTTCCCTCGGTCGGAATACATGGGAAGGACCTTACCATCGACCAGGCCCTATCGGCGCCACACACGCTCCGTGTCGGTCTGGTGTGGTGGTCCGTAGGCATTTGTCTGGCCGTCATGTACTTCTGCATCGTCTATAGGCTCTTCCGGGGGAAGGTCTCAGTCGACGACGCGAGCTATGAGCACTGA
- a CDS encoding histidine phosphatase family protein, giving the protein MRAVFVRHGQSTGNVGIPCHDLALLALTEFGWQQAREIADAWTERPTLIVTSPFLRTQQTAAPTIERYPDVPVEVWPVQEFTYLEPSRWNGTLTVERLPHIELYWKQIDPAYCDGEGAESFGTLLRRAGEALERLQSLSSEALVYVFSHGQFIQAVRSLVIEGDLTDEQKMQKFWLKGHPPVIGNAERVSFRYLHGTIDGFRGFLHEPELPYGATDVILPS; this is encoded by the coding sequence ATGCGCGCTGTCTTCGTTCGCCACGGACAGAGCACCGGCAATGTTGGCATCCCCTGTCATGATCTTGCTTTGCTCGCATTGACGGAGTTCGGCTGGCAACAAGCCAGGGAGATCGCGGATGCCTGGACTGAACGCCCGACGCTAATCGTTACCTCACCCTTTCTACGAACCCAACAGACCGCCGCACCGACTATCGAACGCTATCCGGATGTGCCGGTCGAAGTATGGCCCGTTCAGGAATTTACTTATCTGGAGCCGAGTCGATGGAACGGAACTCTTACCGTCGAACGTTTGCCTCACATCGAGCTCTACTGGAAACAGATCGATCCTGCCTATTGCGACGGGGAAGGCGCTGAGAGCTTCGGAACACTTCTCCGACGCGCTGGAGAGGCTCTGGAGCGCTTGCAATCGCTATCAAGTGAGGCGTTGGTTTACGTCTTTAGCCACGGTCAGTTTATCCAGGCTGTGCGGTCGCTGGTCATCGAAGGGGATTTAACCGACGAGCAGAAGATGCAGAAGTTTTGGCTGAAGGGGCATCCGCCGGTGATTGGCAATGCGGAGAGAGTGAGCTTCCGGTATCTGCATGGCACCATCGACGGTTTCCGTGGATTCCTGCATGAGCCTGAGCTGCCTTATGGGGCGACGGACGTAATACTGCCGTCTTAG
- a CDS encoding cytochrome ubiquinol oxidase subunit I, producing the protein MNALTLDRIQFAFTITYHYLFPQLTMGLALLIVILKTLAFRTSEADVAQNYDSSARFWGKLFAINFLIGVVTGIPMEFQFGTNWAEFSRRTGGVIGMPLAMEGIFSFFLESAFLGLLLFGEKRLSRRMHWLSAFLVFLGSWISGFFIIVTNAFMQHPVGYRMLSNGQFEVTSFQDLLLNPWAWLEYAHNMCAAVVTASFFMSAVGALYLLQRREGPYGRTFLRIGVIAGIISCTAQVFPTGDLHGKYMAKHQPMAIAAMEGLFHSEKGAGMVLLGQPNYETETIDNPLVVNKVLSFLIYGTTSAEVEGLDQFPKDQWPSTLPLLFYSYHIMVGLGTWFGALTGFSALLLWRGKLYSSRWVLWPILLSWPLPYIATTAGWMTTEIGRQPWLVYGLIRTSQGYSSHVTASNGLFTLLGFLGIYSLLSFLWVILVYNHVQSGPPVADRDRAIALTA; encoded by the coding sequence ATGAACGCGCTCACGCTTGATCGAATTCAGTTCGCTTTCACGATCACATACCATTATCTGTTTCCCCAACTCACAATGGGCTTGGCCCTGTTGATCGTGATTTTGAAGACCTTGGCGTTCCGGACCTCCGAAGCCGATGTGGCGCAGAACTACGATTCCTCAGCTCGTTTCTGGGGAAAACTCTTCGCGATCAATTTTCTAATTGGCGTCGTTACTGGCATTCCGATGGAGTTTCAGTTTGGCACGAATTGGGCGGAGTTTTCGAGGCGGACTGGCGGCGTGATAGGCATGCCGCTCGCCATGGAGGGTATCTTCTCCTTCTTTCTGGAGTCTGCTTTCCTCGGACTGCTTCTCTTCGGCGAAAAGCGTTTGTCTCGTAGGATGCATTGGCTCTCTGCCTTCCTGGTGTTTTTAGGTTCCTGGATATCAGGCTTCTTCATCATCGTTACAAATGCTTTTATGCAGCATCCGGTAGGCTATCGAATGCTCAGCAATGGACAGTTTGAAGTCACGAGCTTTCAAGACCTGCTGCTGAATCCTTGGGCGTGGCTTGAGTATGCGCACAACATGTGTGCCGCTGTGGTGACAGCCTCTTTCTTTATGTCAGCTGTAGGAGCACTTTATCTGCTTCAACGCCGCGAAGGTCCGTATGGGCGGACCTTCCTTCGCATCGGTGTCATCGCTGGGATCATCTCCTGTACAGCCCAGGTCTTTCCGACTGGCGATCTTCACGGCAAGTACATGGCAAAGCATCAACCAATGGCAATTGCAGCTATGGAGGGGTTGTTTCACTCCGAGAAGGGCGCAGGAATGGTACTTCTCGGACAACCCAACTACGAAACTGAAACCATCGACAACCCGCTTGTCGTGAATAAAGTTCTCAGCTTCCTCATTTACGGGACGACGTCCGCTGAAGTTGAGGGTCTCGACCAGTTTCCAAAAGACCAGTGGCCTTCGACTCTGCCGCTCCTGTTCTATAGCTACCACATCATGGTAGGCCTGGGGACGTGGTTTGGAGCCTTGACGGGATTTTCAGCTCTGCTGCTTTGGCGAGGCAAGCTGTACTCTAGCCGATGGGTGCTCTGGCCGATTCTCCTTAGCTGGCCGCTCCCGTACATTGCGACCACTGCTGGGTGGATGACCACAGAAATCGGGCGCCAACCCTGGCTTGTATATGGCCTCATCCGTACATCTCAGGGATACTCCTCGCACGTTACCGCAAGCAACGGCCTCTTCACTCTGCTCGGTTTCCTCGGCATATACAGTTTGCTTTCGTTTCTGTGGGTCATCCTTGTCTACAACCATGTTCAGTCCGGGCCACCCGTTGCGGACCGTGATCGAGCCATCGCCCTGACCGCTTAA
- a CDS encoding replication initiation protein — translation MFSPVKSKPQKLSVHLSERLVDVAAARHFEQLSGEVYQVAQALILCGLPYEPTSKSKITRKAMLADGSRVTVTFSTALEGFMPYGSDRCLLHFLLDKAVKTRSRFVNWETATEFLIAMNMAPGGKNRRDLRKRFARIRGLTIGVERTGPHSNDTEIMPVIRRSHLPTSLDRRAERRGQTVLPLDEGMVYGVEIDEVFFEELMRHHVPISKELISSTRKQSQLQDLMLFLCWRCYAAQSESLIPWEYLRQQLWQDDTNRQRIRTRFVMAIRTLRGIWPELQAEATSKGLSVAPPRDRVYLTARAGFTRRLP, via the coding sequence GTGTTCTCCCCAGTCAAGTCCAAACCACAAAAGCTCAGTGTGCATTTAAGTGAGCGTCTGGTCGATGTCGCTGCTGCACGACATTTTGAACAACTAAGCGGCGAAGTGTACCAAGTGGCTCAGGCGCTTATTCTGTGTGGCCTTCCATATGAACCGACATCCAAAAGCAAGATCACGCGAAAAGCGATGCTAGCTGACGGAAGCAGGGTTACCGTAACCTTCAGCACCGCGCTTGAGGGCTTTATGCCATACGGAAGTGACCGTTGCCTCTTACACTTTTTACTCGACAAAGCTGTGAAGACGAGGTCGAGATTTGTGAATTGGGAAACGGCAACAGAGTTCCTGATTGCAATGAACATGGCGCCTGGTGGGAAGAATCGACGGGATCTTCGGAAACGCTTTGCCAGAATTCGCGGATTGACAATTGGTGTCGAGCGTACAGGCCCCCATAGTAACGATACCGAAATCATGCCCGTGATTCGCCGCTCTCATTTGCCAACCTCGCTTGATCGAAGGGCTGAGAGAAGGGGGCAAACCGTGTTGCCTTTAGACGAAGGTATGGTCTACGGTGTGGAGATTGATGAAGTGTTTTTCGAGGAATTGATGCGCCATCATGTACCTATATCGAAGGAACTCATTTCCTCAACCCGCAAACAGTCACAGCTTCAAGATCTCATGCTCTTCCTGTGTTGGCGATGTTACGCCGCTCAAAGTGAATCGCTCATCCCCTGGGAATATCTCCGGCAGCAACTCTGGCAGGACGACACTAATCGTCAACGAATAAGAACGCGGTTTGTTATGGCGATACGGACGCTTCGAGGCATTTGGCCTGAACTGCAAGCCGAGGCCACATCAAAAGGTCTATCGGTGGCTCCTCCGCGTGATCGCGTATATCTGACTGCAAGAGCCGGTTTCACACGACGCCTCCCATAG
- a CDS encoding plasmid mobilization protein gives MPFVLRDKERASLRFEMRLSPAEREQLRDEADLAGISISELVKRRALGQPVHAAIDLTMIRELRRLGGLQKLTMNKLMHHRGISEECIATIKALRDAVERVVSHDR, from the coding sequence ATGCCATTCGTATTACGGGATAAGGAACGAGCCAGCCTGCGGTTTGAAATGCGGCTCTCTCCTGCCGAGCGGGAACAGCTAAGAGACGAAGCAGACTTAGCTGGGATCAGCATTAGCGAGCTCGTAAAGCGACGCGCTCTGGGGCAACCTGTTCATGCGGCAATCGACCTCACCATGATTCGAGAGCTGCGTCGCCTGGGAGGTCTACAGAAATTGACAATGAATAAGCTCATGCACCATCGAGGCATCTCAGAGGAGTGCATCGCTACGATCAAGGCCCTGCGCGATGCGGTCGAGAGGGTAGTGAGTCATGATCGTTAA
- a CDS encoding ATP-binding protein, whose translation MILDEIHRLPGIFQTLRGLIDQRKRKGKRTGQFLLLGSASIDLLQQSAETLAGRIAYMELTPFLDNEVIGLVPDVRSALWVRGGFQNSFLAETESESFEWRTAFIQTYLDRDVPSLGPRIPTKTLHRFWQMLAHNQGQMLNAAQLAAGLGISSQTVARYLDVMVNLLLVRRLQPWSANVGKRLVRSPRIYVRDSGLPHTLLGIRDQETLLGHPVVGASWEGMLIENILSMVPTSPPAWFYRTAVGAVIDLVLEVKPNQRWAIEIKRSLGDPKPRKGFFIGCEDIGAIKQIVLYPGDETFKLDAKTEVMPLRTLLSKILPELTA comes from the coding sequence GTGATTCTGGACGAGATCCATCGTCTTCCAGGAATCTTCCAGACTCTTCGTGGTTTGATTGACCAGCGAAAGCGTAAGGGCAAGCGCACAGGACAGTTTCTCCTACTCGGATCGGCATCCATCGATCTGCTGCAGCAATCAGCCGAAACTCTCGCAGGCAGAATTGCCTACATGGAGTTGACGCCATTTCTCGATAACGAAGTCATCGGCCTCGTTCCTGACGTTCGCTCGGCCCTTTGGGTGAGAGGTGGGTTTCAGAATAGCTTTCTAGCGGAGACTGAGTCCGAGAGCTTCGAGTGGCGCACGGCATTCATTCAAACCTATCTGGATCGGGATGTACCGTCGCTCGGCCCGCGCATTCCGACTAAGACACTCCATCGCTTCTGGCAAATGCTCGCCCATAACCAAGGACAGATGTTGAACGCTGCTCAGTTGGCAGCAGGGCTTGGAATTAGCAGTCAGACAGTCGCCCGATATCTCGACGTCATGGTCAATCTCCTGCTTGTGCGACGCCTGCAACCTTGGTCGGCCAACGTCGGAAAGCGGCTCGTCCGTTCCCCTAGGATCTATGTGCGGGATAGTGGCTTACCCCATACTTTGCTAGGTATACGCGACCAAGAGACCTTGTTGGGGCATCCCGTGGTCGGAGCGAGTTGGGAAGGGATGCTCATAGAAAACATTTTGAGCATGGTCCCGACAAGCCCCCCTGCGTGGTTTTACCGAACTGCCGTAGGTGCAGTGATTGATCTTGTGCTGGAGGTCAAACCGAACCAGCGCTGGGCAATTGAGATCAAACGTTCGCTCGGCGATCCCAAGCCCCGCAAAGGTTTCTTCATTGGCTGCGAGGATATTGGAGCTATAAAACAGATCGTGCTTTATCCAGGAGACGAGACATTCAAGCTGGATGCAAAGACAGAGGTAATGCCTCTGAGGACGCTGCTGTCCAAGATATTGCCGGAACTAACAGCGTGA
- a CDS encoding IS3 family transposase (programmed frameshift) has translation MKKKRFSVEQIVGVLKQAELGVPVAEVIRKAGISEQTFYRWKAKYAGLEVDHVWQMAQLQEENLRLKKLVAELVLDKTMLQDVLFKKMVKPSQRGPMVDRLMSSYGASERHACRVLCVTRETYRYRSCLDPRTELRMNIREIAQVRVRYGYRKIRVLLNREGWDVGKYLVYRLCQEEGLMLKRMKPAGRRKAARVREEKIKPTAPNQAWSMDFVADQFQDGTQFRSLTIVDVYTRKSVAIDVGQSLKGDDVVRTLNRLKLERGVPKVLFCDNGSEFTSHAMDLWAYRNGVKIDFSRPGKPTDNAFVESFNGTFRNECLNTHWFLDLKEVKQLIEAWRCEYNDSRPHASLDDRTPSEFASQYAASRVLAET, from the exons ATGAAGAAGAAGCGATTCAGTGTGGAGCAGATCGTTGGGGTACTGAAGCAGGCGGAGCTAGGCGTGCCGGTTGCGGAGGTGATCCGCAAGGCTGGGATTAGCGAGCAGACGTTTTACCGCTGGAAGGCGAAGTATGCGGGCCTGGAAGTGGATCATGTCTGGCAGATGGCGCAGCTACAGGAAGAGAACCTTCGGTTGAAGAAGCTTGTCGCTGAGTTGGTGCTGGACAAAACGATGCTGCAGGATGTGCTCT TCAAAAAAATGGTGAAGCCTTCGCAGCGTGGACCGATGGTCGATCGGCTGATGAGCAGCTATGGGGCGAGTGAACGGCACGCGTGCCGTGTTCTGTGCGTCACGCGCGAGACGTATCGTTATCGGAGCTGCCTTGATCCACGGACTGAGTTGCGGATGAATATCCGCGAGATCGCTCAGGTAAGAGTGCGCTACGGATATCGCAAAATCCGTGTGCTCTTGAACCGCGAAGGCTGGGATGTGGGCAAATATCTGGTGTACCGGCTGTGCCAAGAAGAAGGCCTGATGCTAAAGCGGATGAAGCCTGCCGGCAGACGCAAGGCAGCGCGGGTGCGCGAAGAGAAGATCAAGCCAACGGCCCCGAATCAGGCGTGGAGCATGGACTTCGTGGCGGACCAGTTTCAGGATGGAACTCAGTTCCGTTCGTTGACCATCGTCGATGTCTACACAAGAAAATCGGTGGCAATCGATGTTGGGCAGAGCTTGAAGGGAGACGATGTGGTGCGGACGTTGAACAGGCTGAAGCTCGAACGTGGTGTGCCGAAGGTGTTGTTCTGCGACAACGGCAGCGAGTTCACTAGTCATGCGATGGATCTATGGGCCTATCGGAATGGGGTGAAGATCGACTTCTCTCGACCAGGCAAGCCGACCGACAACGCGTTCGTCGAGAGCTTCAACGGGACGTTCCGAAATGAATGCCTCAACACCCACTGGTTCCTTGATCTGAAGGAGGTAAAACAACTGATCGAGGCCTGGAGGTGCGAATATAATGACAGTCGTCCTCACGCATCTCTCGATGACAGGACGCCCAGCGAGTTCGCCAGCCAGTACGCGGCTAGCCGCGTACTGGCTGAAACCTAA